The sequence GGCTACTGCCAGAGGTACATAATTAAGCAACCTTTTTTCAAAAGAtttctcctatatatatatataaatattcctacgttcttttattttttcttcttcttcgccaTATTGATTTTCTCCTCCGTCCTCACTACAAATCATGACTAGTAGTAGTATGCATGATATGTATGATATGAGTGCTGGAACAGGTTTTTCCAGTAATTGGGTGTTCGAGGGTCAGGAGGGTCCGGATACAAAGCTTGAGCTGATGGAGTCGTCCCCAGGCAATGAAATGGTGGAGGATGGGAGAAGAGGAGAGAAGTCGTCATCGGCGGACGCTAGAGAGGGAGGGGGAGTGAGCTGCTGCATAGAGAGGGAGCATATGTTCGATAAAGTGGTGACGCCCAGCGATGTGGGGAAACTGAACCGGCTGGTAATTCCAAAGCAGCACGCCGAGAAGTATTTCCCCCTGGATTCGTCCAACAACGAGAAGGGTCTGCTGCTCAACTTCGAGGACAGGAATGGCAAGCCCTGGAGATTCAGATACTCCTACTGGAACAGCAGCCAGAGCTACGTCATGACCAAAGGTTGGAGCCGCTTTGTCAAGGAGAAGAAGCTCGACGCCGGCGACATCGTCTCTTTCCAGCGAGGCCTCGGAGATTTGGGCAAAGACCGTCTCTACATTGATTGGAGGCGCCGCCCTGATGCGGCTGCGGCGGCCGACCCCTCCTCCATCCACCACCGCCACCTCCCTAATCCTCGCTTGTCGTTCCATCACTACCGAGGGTCGTCTATGCCCTGGAGTCCTTTGCTAATGCGGCCACCAGGAGCGACACCTCCATCTGTGTCATCCGTAATGCCCCAGCTGCATCAGCGGGACCACTTGCACTTGCCACCCCACCTACACCTAAATTATGGTCATCAATATCCATATCGGAATTCAACTACTTATGGTTTCGGAAATGTGGTGAACCCTCCggtttataattataattattaccaGCTGAGATCGGCATCTATGGCGTCCGCATCGGCATCTGCAGCCACACAAGATGACGACGATGATgaagatcatcatcatcatcagatgCAGCAGCAAGCTGTTCAACTCCAACAGCCTCACCACATGCCGCCAGTGGTCTTCAACTCGGTACCTGTGGTCCACGGCAAGGCTGCCGCCAAGAGACTGAGGCTATTTGGCGTGAACATGGAGTGTCCAACATTGGAGACGACGCCGTCTACTGGGGATGAGCATGAGCAGTGCGGTGTCGTATTGTCCCCAACCACACTGGCTGCAGCAACCCCTCAGCAGGCGCTAGTTTCTTCTACTCCATCGTCCATGTCGCAATCAGCAGCAGCTGCTCCGCATCACCAATTGAGGCTCTACCACGGCACCCCACTGCCAGGCATGCCCACCATCGACTTTTTCAACAAAGGGAAGGCTTCCATGTCCTTTGATTTTGATATCTGAATGATTGTgagaacatataaatatattccaaAGGAGACCTTAATATCCTCAGACAGACATACCGCCCACCGCCCGACAAATTAGTTGACGGATTCCACTTCCATTTGAGAGCTGGCTAATCATCCTCATCCTTAATTCTATACATCAATAAGAACCAAGGAATTATAGCTAGCTAGTAGGATTTCGGTCCATCTCCGTTGATCAGCACAGAGAAGGGGTACAAGGTTTGgggttctttatttttctttgaagaATTAGCTTAGAGAAATGCCACCATATATCGATCCAACTGTGTCTAGCTTTCTTTCTTACTTAGTTTTAACTCTACTGTGTACAAATGTTTCTCTCAATACAATtgatatagatagatagagaaGTAAACAAGTATATTGGATCGGTGAAGAAGATAAGGTTTCATGTTCTCTTTTCTGTATCAAAGCCGCCCCGCAgcttaactctctctctctatttttccaacaactttctttctttatatatattcatagtaTTCTCTTTGATCGGTTACCGACTTAATTTCTCTCTTTGTCTGTCTCCATTGTTCTTTAAATAAGTGGGAACAACTTACAACCTTTCCTGACTGCTCTCAGCAACTCATCAGTACAGTGCTAGCTACCTGATGTAATAGCAATTTTGTATTTTACCTTGGTAGGTTGTTGTTCTTGTCGCTGCTTCGTTGCGCACACACCCGCAGGTTTTGCAGACGAAGTTGCAGTAGCATAAAGAGGTAGGATTTTTATCTTCATTGTCTATTTATATCTCctcaatttttcttctttttctttaatttctttttaaaatttatacgtatatattacatataaatatatactatattatttttaattatttccatgCAGCTTCTCTTTTGCTGCACTAGTAATATTGAATTTCAACTCACTCTTTTTTCCTCCTACCACACTTTTTCCTCATTTGATTTCACTgcacattaattaataatttcttctGCAAAAACTAATGCCCTAATACCCTTTCCTTAATTAATTAAGCCTCTCGCTTTTTAACTTCCATTTCTAGCTACAACTACAACAAAGTACAAGGTCTCTTTTCTATCTCTCATTACTCATTACtacttattgtattttttttcacttcAGGAAAAACATCACAATGCTTATTATAAAACATATTTCAAAGCACTGCAATGTCCtaaaatgtataatatatatactaggCAAATTATAATCCTCCCCAGTAACAAACAAGGAGCTAGTTTTCCCCTTATTTACTTctgttcattttattttttattttttacttttttttgtttattaaaaatatcactCGTAGTCGCTAGTAAACAATCTTTAATGTCAAATATATACCTTCCTTTGCATAAACCAAATCtcgttttccaaaaaaaaaaataaaaaaaataaaaaaaattgtaatagcAGAAAAACGTATCTACTTTCTATTTATAACTATCACAATGAGataattacattatttattagttttataatttataagtgCAGAAATTAACTTTATATACCAACATCTTCGAAATCCATTCATCAtggatttaatttattagttttggtcattaatatttcaatgccgATTAGGATTGTTAATTTTGACATACATACAATGTGATCTTACAACAAACTTCAACTATTCAAAATCAACTAAAACTTATACCGGCATAGGTTAAACAAATGTAATTATTAGTATCatggtgaaaatatatattcaatattttttcgtATTTTATACTTCCACCTTATGAATTTTCCTTGCATGTAACATTGATATAGCAATCAAAGTTTGCGCCATATATATGGGTACAACTTACGACCTCAACTAATTGAAAGTTAAAACCAGTACTTATCTTTCTCTATGGCTTCGCTTCAAGATGACTGTTTAGTTGATGCCTATGTACTTGTAGTAATTAATAACTTTGCTTTTGTGAAATCTTAAATGTTGAATAAAGCCTatgtttatttatctttttaaaaaaggtATCATTGCTTGTTTTTATTTGACTATGGTAGTTTGTCTTTTTACATGCATCTCATCTCAGCATAACATAGCGTAACTGTTCATATGTTTGCTTTTGAAAAGATTTCATCTTTTTCGTTCAGGTCTATCTTTAATCATGATTTCTTTTCAATCAATTactctttaaaaaaatgatcgagtacatttttggaatgaaaattTTGTGCTCTTTCTCAAATGTTGGACTACATGATAGGATATCCTTCtcctttacttaattaaatAAACCTGTATCCGGTCTAAAACATATAATTAAGAGCAAAGATTCCCTCTTTCTAAAATTTAGATGcctacctttttctttttgtaaaattgttttctatttctCTTCTATTCTATGATAAATTTTAGCTTAAGTATTTTCTCATCAACTTTGATATGTGGCTGCCAAGAGTATTTGGGATAATTGGCTATTTGAGAACTCTGATGATTGTCATAACTGTTTGAAATATTCCTTTTGTCACATAAGTACCCAAGGTGGCTTATATCTAACCATCTAATTTATGCAGGACACACTTACAAATActtgtttttaatttctaatagtTAATGATTGACATCTCAAGTATTGATTAATGCTTTATaacaaaagtatatatatatatctatctattaATCCTGTACggtaatcaaaatttttgaagatagtgaaatgaataataaatttgCATAAATAAACCTAGAATGTTGGATACCTCtaataatattgaatatatatatatatataaatagtcattttttctttcaatatatTGATATTAGCCTTTGTAttgcttcaaaataaatataatattgaactatatttgtaaaatgaaatattatagcTTTCGgaggataaaataaatattagatggatttatataaatttcaaatacatttttaaatttcaacttttaaaataatttaaggaGTTATAAGAGAGACTCGGATGATTTTCTATAATGACAATCTTGGTAATTcatatatctgtatatatatctttttaactTATACAATTTTGCTAGCCAAAGCTTTTAGGAATGCTAAGATATATAGTTtcgattgaaaaaaaaaataatttcacttCAGTTCTTATATCTTGCTATGTCATTGCTCAAAACAAGTTAATGAAGCTAGATAACATAACCATTATGTTAATGATTCATTGGTACTTTAAAGCATCAAAACAGTATTTAACTATCGCAAAAAAAGAATATAGAAAGACTTAAATTGCAACAACCTttctttgataaaattaatcaagCAATAAAAAAGTTTCTGAAAGGCATTTTTATATGGAACTATGATTTTTAGATAAAATTGAAATGCATgtatgtgtgcgtgtgtgtttatgtatttgaGTCTTCAAATTTGATACATAGAATAAATCCCGTTGAACTATTTTAATTAGGTAGGAGGGAAGGAGCTGTGGAAGGAATTGGATCAGTAACTTCCTTCAGTTTATTAATAACAAATACATCGTGGTCAAACTGGAGGACATTCTTATTACATATCAAGAAAGGCTAGCCTTATAATTATAGAGTAATTTATAGATACagattttaaaatgtgaaattaGCTAGATAGTGATTgcacacttatatatatatataaattatcgtTTATCATGTTGTCTGGCTAATATTATATGAGAATTTTTATCACAATGATTTGTTTAAaactatttgaaatatttttttaaaattaaatttaaatgattgatttcatatatttttataataatattatttggttGACTTGATAAGAATCTAATTGCATATGTGTGTACacgtatatatgtgtgtacatgtatgtatgtatgtatatatgtatgtattaagAAAGTTGGAATTAACTGGATATGTAGGTGAAAAGTACTTGTGTATGGACTCAAAGTGGTGAGGACGTACATATATTAGCCATAGCTTGATTGCAAATTGAgcaattaattaacatataggTGGTTTCGGCTTCCCCATTTGATTAATCTTGTACTAAGCACATAAATGAGTTAGACGTATTATGTTTTACAGGATCTGGAGTTGATTGTTGATACACAATATTATTTGGTAGCCTTTGCTAAATTTTGTAATCCAGTTAACAGATAGGATCAGCATGCTACGTACCTTTCGAAAGGAACTTATAGTAacaatattcataaatttgttttattttattaattttcatatgctGTCCAACTGATCATACAATATACACATGCAACTGATTAAACGCATCTTACAAAAGTTCCCGTTCAGATGATGCATTACTATTATTTGGATATGATGCATTACTATATATGAAGCTCGTATATTgtttggttattttattttaattttaatgtaaccTGAAGAGTACATGCTTAATAGATTAGAATTTCAATTGGAAGCAGAACCATTTGGTAATTGCATAAAatatcatatgtatatatgcttaCATAGATATAAATAGATGAATTCGTTCCTCTACAAGGACCTgctgatttttaaattttattattacaagATCTAAAGATGAAAAATGCTATTTACTAGTACTAATAAATGATTGAACGATTATCAGTAGAACCTacatattaaatgaaaatttaaataattactattAAATAATTGActttaaaggttttaaaataaaagataattaattaaatgtctCGTAAGTTGGTGATCACCATCATTAATGACAAATAACAAAATCTTTTAGAaggtatttaaatttataaaatctagTGAAATACTAAACGAGTCTTACTATTTATCACTGGTGATAATCATCTGCTTATGTGGTAAATCTTAATTgaactatttaattttattattttttatgctcaaatcttaaaaatgaacatttaatagtaataatttaaattgtcatataatatataaataccattataatcattcataaatagtaataaataatatttttctattattattattattatttttttccaaatatagGATTTTCGCAAATGAATTCTTTATgtgtataataaaattatacagaTCTAGCTGTCACTGATTACCAAATTTGTCACATAAATGACTAGAAAATGCTATTATTTCTTTAATCAATTAAAgtcaatggaaaaatataaaaccaTTCTACATATATCCAGAACGAACACATAATATAATTCACCGTTTAGAGGTCAAACTCCAATATTAAGGCTAAGGACATTGCTTACATGTATGAAGggtgaattatatataatatacaagaCTTATGATATGGGGGGTTCCTGATATGGGAAATTAGATAAGGAATGTTCAAATGGCAGGTATTAAAGGTTGCACAATATTTTTTAGCTttagatttaaattaaaaaaaaaaatgttaagtaTTTGGACATATGCATTCATAATTTAAGTAAATCCGGAATTGAGAATTTGATAACAGATCGTTTTTATATACTTATTGGAAGTGTATGAACTTCAGCTCATATTAATTGgtttgacaaattttttattgGCAACTAGAATGAGTGTCAAACCCTGTTGTGGAGTTTTCACGTTTGGAGAAATTGAGTTTCAGCTTTCTTAATAGCAAACATCTCTTATGGAAATATGGATTCATTAGTATAGCATAAAAGTTGGAAAAATTTATTGTTCATGCAGTATAGATTGAGTTTTGTTATTTGCTATTATTAGTGatgattattaattgatatggcataaaaaaattattgatgatcattaatcaacaagaacaaatagtatttttcatataaatttttaaattcaattcaaaaaGTAGTTTTCTATCATTCTATTTAACACTTATATGTCTAAtctattttttctcttaaaaaaaatatattattaataattaattattgcttataattattttttgattaatCACACTATCTAGGAGACAAATTAGACAGCCAATTGTTGTTTTTGCGGCATAGCTTGAAAGAGTCCTTCGATAGACGATCCGTTTTggagagtttttattttttttatttttcattttttcaaatagttgtatatatatttttatgtggcaaaaaaatttaagcaatCTACATGGCTATTGATCGAGATGCTAttacaatattaatattaatcaatccccatatatattcttaaacacCGAGTAAGAGATAAAagatcaaatttaaatataaagcaTCATTTTTGGATTGACGAGGCTCACTAAAATATAACTATTTAATTCTTATAATAAAGCTCCTAAAAGAATCAGTGTtcgtttaaataatttttcacagATGTTCCGCCTAGGAGCAACTTAATACGTAACTATATTCCAGTTGATCCAATTTTTCTAATTACTTACCtaacattaaacaaataaacaatggTGTAGTCTGtgtccacccaaaaaaaaaaaaaaaaaaaaaaaaagaagggtgtaATGAGTATTTTGTTTTATACATAATAAAAGGGCAAGGATCcttgcaccaaaaaaaaaaaaaaaaaagaaaaagggtaaggacagagtaaaataaataaataataaaagttgaATGGCTAGCCAATAACATGCTTGAAAAAAAAcctttagaaaaaatattatttatcattataattAGTAGAATCTATAcgcaaaattttaatttaaatagttataaaaataataaaattaaatatgttgaTCGAAAATTTATCctataaattgataattattataataataacaaaaagcaAAACGTAACTTTTAGTTAGTTATAGTAGGGCATGAACTCCGTTGACacttataaatttaattgattgaacgattagatattttaaaatttagagtAGTTTAATCATATGACATGGACGGTGgctaaatatatattgaaagataataatatatgtaaacTTATAACACTATATGTGCATATGCTTGATTTGTGTTAAAGAGATGAGTGAATTAAGAGAAGAGTAAAAATTTGTGAACCAGTTCGTTTTATTGGGAGAAAACCTGAGGAGAAATAGTGGCATGATTATGGTTAGTCGATCGGCTACATAGGAGGGTATGCATTAAATAGGGCCCCCTACCCCTACCCCTACACCTACATGTAAAATGTAGAATGTAGATGGCGCCAGGCAACCTGCCATAGACCCATCAGTATCTACTATTTACTATCCAGTGGTCATGAAGCAGCAGACCCAGCACGCATATTTAACGTGTTGCCCAAATCGCATATTACGTATATATGTCCTTACTTGTATGTTAATTGTGCTTGTACCTGCTTAATTAAGAAAATGTCGTCTCATTTCTTTAACTTAAATGCATATCCTTCACTACTTCTATTATACTAATAATCATATATTCCACGTCAGCTTGCTAGCTTACTAATCCATGCAGATAAGATAAGATTAACGTATGTGAATATGATGATGATATTAATAATTTGTGAGTGGTATGCACACCTAtgaatgtaatttatttatttatgagagtGTGTTCAAGGGTCATACATGGATTTGGTGGCGTAGTACGTACATATTTAAAGTAGAGGGCAGTGGTAAGTGGTAAACTGGTAACAAGGTTAGCTTTTGGAggactatatataatatatatgtgtggatGATGGATAGAGAAGCGAGCCAAACAAGATTCCTATCAAACTCTCTCCCCCAAACTCTCCCCAGTCCCCACCCTACAAAATAGAGGCCGTAGGTATTAGGCTTAATATATAGGACGTAATCAATGACGCCAATAAAGGAAGCAAATGAAAGACATGTAGTTTTCGtcgttttaatttttcttactctctctctctcctttgagaCTGCCAACTCGCGGGACGCGTGCAATCTACTCCCACTCCATGGACTGCATGGACCACGTTgatatttctttagttttaatgCACCATATTCCCGTGAtacccttctctctctctctctctctctctcatacacTCATACCACCGATGTTATCCATCTACTTTGGCTATATTCAGCCGGTAAATAAGGACATTTTAATGGTGAAAATcaaagaattaaataaaaaatggcatGGCCTGAATATGCTTTCTTCCCACCTCCCCCCACTCATGACTCAACAATATTAATTCCATGTTCGCAAAAAGTTAAAATGGACTGGATATGGATTTGGACGTTTTGTTTTGTAAGAAATGTAAGTACGTGTATAAAATCAGCTAGCTATTGTACCTATAAGCTATAGCTTTAGCTAGCTGATTAAGCTATAGCTTTAGCTAGCTGATACATATGGGAAAAAACAAGTAAGGAAGGACTGTGATACACAGGCATGGGGTTGCCCTTTTTGTTCCGTTATAATCCTGATACTATcgtaaaaataaaggaaaacaaaaataaaaaataaagaaaaaggaaaataaagcaGGTGGGGTTGCACAGAATACAGCTAGGGATTTCATGTTATGTGACAGAGCATTAACAACGACAGTGCAAAGGGTGGCAGCCGATCCCATAAAACAACCGCAATTATAGTGAAAAAAATAAGGGGGCCGGACGACAGTAACGGGTCATGGGGGGTGGGGGTAGGGGTCGGGGTGCATATGCCCTAGCTAACCTCCATCTCCATGTACAACCAAAACAGCCGTAAACAACAATATTGTAATAATgttacaatataataccatatatatatatatatattattggaaataagaagaagaagaagaagaagaagaagaagattgatAAGAATAGAGGAGAGGAAAGAGGCATGTGAGAAAGACAGCGGTGGGCCTGACTGTAAAAGTTCTGACCCACCTGGATGGAGATGGGGGATGGAGATGGGGGATTGGGATTGGGGACTGGGCATGAGGCTGAGGCTGAGGCTGAGGCTGAGGGTTAATTAATGCCTGGTACCAACATTCATGCTAAGGTATTTAAAGTTCACCATATGCATGATTCTACCCCCCAGTTGCCTATCCTCTTATCgtcactgcatcccctctttcCATTTTCGTCTCCTCTTGCTTTCCAACTTACCATTATATCTATACAGCTACCAGATTCCTTCTTACACAGGTTTCTTCATCATTAATTTCCTCCATGCATCtttaacataataaaaattacttattaatatacttaaaaatattaataatgttcTCCTAATGCCTTTTTATATACAGAACCCTAACAAtccaaaacaaggaaaaaataataatttcttatttattatttttttttccaattacttTAATGCCTTGCAAGTCATTGCACTTAATTTAGGACTTGCCTTTACGTACTTAAATTTTGCAGACCAAAAGTATAAAATTATGTTaacaataaagaaataaaattaaatatggtaATAATGCCCTTACCGTCCTACGTCATGTATACTcctattcatttatatataaaacaaaattttacgtATGAAACCAAGTCAATCTTTTTTATTAAGTCGATCTGTTTTATTACAATACTCCCTGGTTATGCTGAATTTATGTGAAATAACAAAGTCAAAAGGTCCCCACTGTCATGACTAGTCGCTTACATGGATTGTCCATATGCTTCCAATTTTCctcttaattaccaaaaaatactaaattaatgCAAGATAACTATTATATAAACTAGTAATTTCCTATGGTtgaaaaatactaaattaatgCTAGATAACTATTATATAAACTAGTAATTTCCTAtggttgattttattatttgagtGTTCCCCAGATTCCACCTCAGCAATAATAACCGATCGATAACTCACAAGAAAAACTGGATCCTGAAGGAatgctttcatatatttcaaaaacACGTAATCAAGATGTAATCTTAAAGAACTTAGTCTATCGCAGTGCTATAGCCAAAGGAATAGAGATTAGATAGAATCTGTTGTAAATGTCAGCTTAATACTAATTATCTGTTAGCTATAAACTGAAGAAAGCCAAGCATTTTATTATTCGGCTGTATGAATTTCTAATATAGGAGGAGAGTATAAATAGATACAATTGAATATTTAGTTTAAGGtaagaataatataaaaaaattaaattactctAATTTACTAATTTAACATCATTGACCCTAATAATAGCTTTGATAGAGGTTGTCAAATAGGAATTTATTTTGGCAGATATCTTTCCTTCAATAGAGGTCTTTGTAAGGTAAGATTCTTCCTTGTCTTATGAgtccttattttgattttgttttgctaATGGGCCCTGATTGTCTGAAACTTGATATGCATCTCTATCATGCTCCCTCAAGCTTGGGAGTAAGGTTGTTTTGAACTCCAAGCTTGGACCAAAATTGCTGAAATAGATCTGCTGCTAAGGGTTTTGTATGAATATCTGTAACCTGGAGATAGGAGGGAATAACGTGAGTAATTAGATGACCAACAACAACTTTCTCTAGAACTAAATGATAATCCATTTTTATGTGTTTTATTGGTCCATGCAAAGCTAGTATTATTGTCATGTACAATGCACTCCATTTATTATTAGAAAGGAGGTACCTAGTGAAACACCGATGTCATGCAAGAGGAACGTTGTCCAAGGGATCTCTGTAGTGGCACTTGCCATAGCCTTGTATTTTGCTTTCGTGTTGGCAACCGTTGGCTGCTTTTTCGAAGACCATGAAATGCAATTAGCTCCAAGGAATGCAACATCCACTTGTTCTGCATCGATCTTGTAACTGGGCATCTGCCCAATCAACGTCGCAGTTTCAAGTAAGATTAAGAGTGCTTTGTTGAATGAAGCGAAGGCCAAAATGCGTTATCCCTTTAATAATGGAGGATACGTTACATCACATAAATGAAGATGAGTCATATTCTGAAAGGGTTGACATACACAGCTGACAACATGAATGATATCTGGTCGTGTAAATGTTAAACATTGCAGACTTCCAACAAGTCAACAGT comes from Ziziphus jujuba cultivar Dongzao chromosome 6, ASM3175591v1 and encodes:
- the LOC107404450 gene encoding B3 domain-containing protein Os03g0120900, whose translation is MMDFMSGRGRGFSEDEHTATARGFSSNWVFEGQEGPDTKLELMESSPGNEMVEDGRRGEKSSSADAREGGGVSCCIEREHMFDKVVTPSDVGKLNRLVIPKQHAEKYFPLDSSNNEKGLLLNFEDRNGKPWRFRYSYWNSSQSYVMTKGWSRFVKEKKLDAGDIVSFQRGLGDLGKDRLYIDWRRRPDAAAAADPSSIHHRHLPNPRLSFHHYRGSSMPWSPLLMRPPGATPPSVSSVMPQLHQRDHLHLPPHLHLNYGHQYPYRNSTTYGFGNVVNPPVYNYNYYQLRSASMASASASAATQDDDDDEDHHHHQMQQQAVQLQQPHHMPPVVFNSVPVVHGKAAAKRLRLFGVNMECPTLETTPSTGDEHEQCGVVLSPTTLAAATPQQALVSSTPSSMSQSAAAAPHHQLRLYHGTPLPGMPTIDFFNKGKASMSFDFDI